GTAGTCCACGTTCTTAAATGTTTTGCGGTCGCGCCAGAAAACTTCGATGCCCTGCGCATAGCCGCTACCGTTATTACTGTAAGCCGGTGTTGTTTTTACGAGGTCCGCATATTTTTTATAGAACGCCTCTACACGGAAAGTATAGTCCATGGCTACGCGCTGAAAGCTGGCGATGTAATGCGTCGCTTTCATATAGCCAAGACCGTTATCAAAGCGCACATATTGCGGTTCCGGTTTCTGATAGTAATCGCCATAAGCTACGGAGAACTGGCTGTAGTTATCTACTTTATAGGCCAGCGATACACGGGGTGCAAAGTTCATCTTACCCAGTATGGAGGAATACTCTCCGCGGCCGCCTGCACGGCCTACAAAGCTGGGCGTAAAATAAATATCTGTCTCTGCAAAAACGGCGGTATAATTATCACCATAATTAGCTTGTTGCTGGTTGAAGGCTGATTTCTCTACGGCATACTGGTATTCAGCCCCCAGTCGCAGGGCCGAAAAACTGCCCATACTTTTAGAGAACATCACCCGTGATTGGCTCAGGTCTGAACGTACTTTGATGGCGGTGGGTGGAAGTCCTTTCTGAAGGGTATCTGTTTTTATATTGTCGGCATTGCTACTGTAGGAAGCGCCGATGTACAGGCGCCAGTTATGACCGATATTTTCCCGGTAGGTCATATTCGTATATACGTTATTGTTACGTAGCTGAAACGATTCTGTATAACCGGGATATTCTATACTGGCTGTATTAAAACCCATTTTACTCCAGTTGCCGTAACCATAAAATTTCAGCATGCCGGTGGCAGAAGTTTTTCTGCGGAAGTTGAGCGAAGTACCGATGATTTCGGGGCCAAGATTAGGCACCTGCTTGGGTTTGGCTATATTAAAATAAGGTGCCAGGTTGGTATAATCAGCTTCTATTCCGTAAGATGTTTTTTTATCTTTTGAGAGACTTTCAAGCCCACCATTTACACCGATTACAGATAGTCCTACGGAAGAAGAAGTACGCTCCGGGAGGTCCTGCGATTCCAGGATGAGGGCAGATGATAATCCTTGTCCGTATTGTGCCGAATAGCCCCCACTGCTGAAAGTGGTGCCTTTAAACAGGAATGGGGAAAAGCGGCCGCGCCCCGGAATATCCGGCAGGCTGCTGAAGAAAGGATTCCGTACCAGCATACCATCTATCAGCGTTTGTGTTTCGTAGCCGGTGCCACCGCGTACAAAAAGTCCTTCGCGGTCGTTGGTTTGCTGTGCGCCCGGCAGGGTTTTGATAGCGTTTACAATATCGGCGCCTGCACCTGCCGTGGTAACGATGTCCAGTGGTTTGAGCACCGTACCTTTTTTATCGTCGCTGGCTTCAAAGCTGCCGGCGGAGATGGTGACCACGCGCAGGGCGTTGATAGCTGTTTTGAGTACGATGACCAGTTGCTCGCTGTTGCTGGTATTTATTTTCAGTTCCAATGACTGATAGCCGGTGAGTGTGGCTGCCAGCAACTGATCGCCGGTAGCCTTTGTGGTAAAGGAAAAGCTGCCATCAGCGGCGGTGGTGGCGCCATCGTAGGTGCCTTTAATAAATACGTTTACGCCTGGTAAAGCATGTTTCTTATTATCGGTTACCTTCCCGCTGATCCTGCCCTGGGCCAGTAGTATTGCGGGAGAGAAAAGAAGGAGATATAGACAGAGGTTGTGCCTGAACATATGGGGTGTTATTTCAAATCAAATGTAAACTAGTTTATTTTATAAACCAAACTTACAAGATAAATTTTTTATCTCCCAATAACCCCTGTTTTAATAAAACAAAGAGACCTTCACCACAAATGGTGAAGGTCTCTTTCTATATTTTCAGCAATTGAATGCTTATGCAAATCTTGGTTTCAGTTCATTTGCCAGGGTAACCATTTTCTTGATGCCATCTTCCGGCAGGGCGCCCTTTTTGAACTCAGCCAGTACTTCCGGTAAACGCACCTGCATTTCGTGCAGGAATGCTTCTTCAAAAGCACGTACTTGTTTTACAGGTACATCGCGCAGCAAACCGTTAGTACCCAGGTAGATCATAGCTACCTGTTTTTCTACGGCATACGGGCTAAACTGTGCCTGTTTCAGGATTTCCACATTACGGGCACCTTTGTCGATAACTGCTTTGGTAGCAGCATCCAGGTCACCACCGAATTTGGAGAAAGCCTCCATTTCGCGGTATTGCGCCTGATCGAGTTTCAGGGTACCGGATACTTTCTTCATGGATTTGATCTGTGCGTTACCACCTACGCGGCTTACCGAGATACCCACGTTGATAGCAGGACGGATACCGGCGTTGAACAGGTTACCTTCCAGGAAGATCTGACCATCGGTGATGGAGATCACGTTTGTAGGAATGTAAGCGGATACGTCACTCGCCTGTGTTTCAATGATAGGCAAAGCTGTCAGGGAACCACCACCTTTTACCAGGTGTCTGATAGACTCCGGCAAATCGTTCATCTGTTGTGCGATGGCATCATTGCTGATGATCTTCGCAGCACGCTCGAGTAAACGGCTATGCAGGTAGAATACGTCACCAGGGTATGCTTCACGACCCGGAGGACGTTTCAGCAGCAGGGATACTTCACGGTAAGCAACGGCCTGTTTGGACAGATCATCATAAACGATCAGTGCAGGACGACCGCTATCACGGAAGAACTCTCCGATAGCTGCGCCGGCAAATGGTGCGTAGAACTGCAAAGGAGCAGGATCAGCAGCAGAAGCGGCTACGATAGTAGTATAAGCCATAGCGCCTGCTTCCTGTAATGTTTTCATTACACCGGCAACAGTAGATGCTTTCTGACCAATAGCTACGTATATGCAATAAACAGGTTTACCTGCATCAAAAAATTCTCTCTGGTTGATGATGGTATCGATACAGATAGCTGTTTTACCAGTCTGACGGTCACCAATCACCAGCTCACGCTGACCACGACCAATAGGGATCATAGCATCAATTGCTTTCACACCTGTTTGCAGTGGTTCTTTAACCGGCTCACGGTACAATACACCCGGTGCTTTACGCTCCAGTGGCATTTCATACAATTCTCCGGCAATAGGGCCTTTACCATCAATAGGTTCGCCCAGTGTATTGATTACGCGACCAACAATACCTTCTCCCACGTTAATGGAAGCGATCTTGCCGGTACGATGTACTCTATCACCTTCTTTAATGCCTTTGGATTCACCCATCAATACCACACCCACGTTATCTTCTTCCAGGTTCAATGCAATAGCTTTAACACCGTTGCCAAATTCAACCAGTTCACCATAACGCACATTACCTAAACCGTAAATGCGGGCGATACCATCACCCACCGACAATACCGTACCAACCTCTTCAAGGTCGGCAGAAGCATTGAAGTTGCTTAACTGCTGGCGTAAGATCGCCGAAATTTCATCAGGTTTAATATCAACCATAATTATGATTTTTAAAAAAAGTCGTTAAAGAAAATGAGTATAACGACAACAGCTTTGCGTGTACGCAGCGGCTGCTGTATCACTAACGTATCGACGATACGTAAATATTCTTGTTAAATTGTTTCTTGATATCCTGTAAGTCACGCAATACAGACGCATCAAAAAACTGATCATTTGATTCCAATACAAAACCGCCGATCAGGTCTGTATTTACAACCGTTTCCAGTTGAATGTGCTGGGTGATTTCAGACGCTACTTTCTGTTTGATAACATCCAGTATGGCAGGGTCCAGCACAGCAGCCGAGGTAATTTTTACCACCGCGATGTTTTTCAGCACATTATACTGACGCGAAAATTCAACCGCAATTTCAGGCAGGCTGCTTTCGCGTGATTTAGTGATCAGCAGGTTAATGAAAGTAAGGGTGATTGTACCGATACGGCCTTCCATGATGGCAGCCATGATCTTTTGCTTTTTATCAGCCTTAATGATGGGGCTTTTAAGCAAACTAACCACGTCGGGGTTTGTTTTCATTAACTTTTGTAAGAACAGCATATCGTTATGCACCGCTTCCAGCTCGTTCTTTTCCTGAACCAGATCTATCAATGATTTTGCATACCGGGATGCTAAACGGGGATTCTGCATATAGCTCTTAGCTTTTAGCTTTTAGCTGTTGACCATCCACTGCTACTAACAGTAATAGCCAGCCGCTAATATCTTAATTCAATTTAATTTCTCCTGCGAGTTGTCTCACGTAACCTTCCTGTGCTGTTTTATCAGCCAGTTCTCTTCTCAGCACTTTTTCCGCCACTTCAATCACAAGGTTACCTACCTGGTTCTTCACATCCGTTAACGCAGCCATTTTCTGGTTTTCGATAGCGGTGTATGCTTCACTGATGATCTTTTTCGCTTCTGCCTGAGCCTGCGTTTTAGCTTCGCTGATGATCATATCTTTCGCGTCTTTCGCTTCTTTCAGGATCTTGCTTCTTTCAGCCTTAGCTTCCGCCAGTACATGTTCATGTTCTGCCTTCATCTGCGCCATTTCTTCCTTCACTCTTTCTGCTGTAGCAATAGAATCTGTGATAGAACATTCCCTTTCTTTCAAAGTAGCGAGGATAGGCGTCCATGCAAATTTTTTCAGAATCAGGAAAACGATGATGAAAATCACTAATGAAATAAGAAACAAGCCTAACGCGGGTTGTAACAGATCCATATAATTAGAATTTTGAGATTTTTTGATTTTTTGATTTTTTGATTTCGAGACCTGCGAATTTTTGATTTCGATATAAATCTCTACATCAAAAAATCAGGAAATCTCTAAATCAGAATACTGCATCCATTGCCCTGTGCGCCGGATGCAGTAAAAAGTTTGGCTTACAGAACTACCGCTAACAGACCAGCGATTACACCGAAAAGGGCAACACCCTCTACCAGCGCAGCAGCCAGGATCATGTTTGCACGGATGTCGTTAGCAGCTTCGGGTTGACGAGCGATAGATTCTAACGCGGCCTTACCGATGTTACCTACACCAATACCAGCTGCGATAGCAGCGATACCAGCGCCAACAGCACCACCAGCCTTAGCTAAACCAGATGCAGCAGCAGCCTGCAATAAAACAGTCAAAAGTGCCATAATGAATATATGTTTGAATTTAAAAAATAACGAATTACTTAATGGTGTTCTTCATGTCCGCCTTCCATTGCCTGACCAATAAATACCGCAGTCAGGTTAGCAAAGATAAACGCCTGGATAAACGCTACCAGGAGTTCCAGCAGCATCATTACCATGTTGAATAAAATGGTAATAGGCAGGAAACCATAACCGGCTACCTTGTTCAATGAACCAAATATAAACACCAGGGATATAATACTCAGGATAATAATGTGACCCGCCAGCATGTTGGCAAACAACCGGATCATCAGGGAGATCGGTTTTGTAAATACACCAATCAGCTCCACCGGCGCCAGGATGAACTTAACACCGAAAGGTACAGGAGGGTTGAAGATATGACCCCAGAAATGCCTGTTGGTGCTGAACATAGTAGCAATAAAGCTGATAATAGCCAGTGCTGAAGTTACAGCAAGGTTACCCGTTACGTTGGCAGCGCCAGGCAACAGACCAAGCAGGTTGTTAATGAGGATAAAGAAAAATATAGTCAGGATAAAAGGCGTATACCTTTCTGCATGTTTGCCAGGGATATTCGGTTTCACTACTTCGTCGCGCATGAAGATGATCACTGGTTCCATCAGGCTTTGTAAACCTTTAGGTGCTTTTTTGGAGCCGCGTGTTTTGTATGCTTTCGCCACACTCAGCATCAGCACTACCAGCAATATTGCGCCCAGAATCAATGCAGTGATGTTCTTCGTCATGGAAAAATCATAGATCTCTTCACCGGTTGGATTATCATTTGCATCTACTGCAATGATCTTTCCATCCATGTATTTGGCAGGATCCAGCCCTTTTTCATGCAGGTAATGTGCATTCACGAGGCGGTAACCATCGTGTGCTGCATGACCATGCTCAAATGCACTGGAAGAAAATACGGAAGTACCACGTGCCGGATTGTAAATAATCACCGGTAACGGAATCGTTGCATGCGCATCGCCTATGCTGAACAGATGCCAGTCATGTGCGTCTTTTACGTGTCCGAGAATTACTTCCTTGGCATCAAATTTCTTTGTTGCAGCAGGTTCTTCAGCATGCACATCCCCTCCTTCCACAACTTCCTCTGCTTTTCCGTGCTGAGCGTCCTGCGCATAAGAAAAATTACCAAAACCGTGAAGGCCTAAAACCATCACAAGAGCTACCATTCTATGTTTGAACTGACTGAAAGAAATCACCGTTTTCTGAAATTTTGCGCAAAGATACTTGATTTTATCTCAAAAATTCAGCGACTACGCAAAAATCTCTTGATATATTGTAAATATACTGATAACCAGATTGTTACGAGGTAATTAAGCGGTAAATTATGGCAATAAAAAAGGCGGTTGAAATCAACCGCCTTCGCATAATATGTCATATAATTTTTTTCATCATCTAAAACAGGGTTTTTTCGACCTCTTTTCAGGGAGTTTTTATCTGTCAAAAAAGTACAAATAACCACCTGCTTGAAAAGATTATTAAAGAGATGTTATACTTTATTAACGTTAAACTGCATACTATGTAATTTGAAGTAAAAACCTTCCAGTTGCAGCAATTCTTCATGGGTGCCCATCTCTTTAATCTCCCCTTTATCCAACACGATAATTTTATCCGCCTTGCTGATAGTAGACAGCCGGTGTGCAATGATAATGGCTGTTCTGTCTGCAATGAGCTTGTCAATGGCCTGCTGGATCATCATTTCTGACTCTGTATCCACTGAAGATGTTGCTTCATCCAGGACCAGGATAGCCGGATCATACAGCAATGCACGCGCAAAGGAGATCAACTGCCGCTGTCCGAGCGACAACGTGCTGCCCCGTTCCATTACCTGGTAATCATATCCTCCTGGCAGCTGCATGATAAAATCGTGGATACCGATCAGCCTGGAAGCCTCTTCAACCTGCGCACGCGTAATGGTATTGTTGTGCAGGGTAATATTGTCATAGATAGAGCCGGAGAAGAGAAATACATCCTGCAACACCACGCCGATCTTGCTACGCAACCCATCCAGGGAATAGGCTGCCAGGTCGATGTCATCGATCCTGATGCTCCCTTTCTGTATTTCGTACAGCCGGTTGAGAATACTGATAATCGTGGTTTTGCCGGAGCCGGTATGCCCTACAATGGCTACAGTGTCGCCCGGGTTCGCATGGAAGGTGATATCTTTCAGCACATAACGGTCATCCACATACGCAAAATGTACATGATCGAAGGTAATAGCGCCTTTCATATTATCTACCGGCTGGTGGCCTCTATCGGGGATATAGTCCTTGTTATCCAGGATCTTGAATACTCGCTCACTGGCTACCATACCCATTTGCAGGGTATTGAACTTATCTGCCAGCATCCGCAACGGGCGGAATAACATATTCAGGTACATGATAAAGGCAATCATCACCCCCTGTGTCACCTCGTAGTTCAACACTTTATTGGAACCCCACCATACCATCAGTCCCAATGAAATAGCCAGGATTATTTCCACCACGGGAAAAAATACAGAATACGCAAAAATGGCGTCTATATTAGCTTTCCGGTGTTCCCTGTTAATATTTTTAAAGCGGGAAGCTTCGCGCTTCTCTGCGGTAAACGCCTGCACCACTACCATTCCCGTAAGATGCTCCTGCACAAAAGCATTGAGCGCCGCCACCGCATTACGTACCCGGTGAAAAGATTTGTTCACACTCTCCTTAAATACATACGTAGCGAAGATCAATATCGGGAAAGGCGACAGGCTCACGAGTGTCAGGCGCCAGTCTTCCATAAACATCACCAGCAGAATCGCAATGATCATTAACAGATCAGACACAATGGAAATGATCCCTTCAGAAAACACATCGTTGATGGCTTCTATATCATTAACGGTGCGCGTAGTGAGTGTACCGATAGGTGTTTTATCAAAAAATGCCAGGTTCAGGTGAACGATCTTTTTATAGACTGTTACCCGCAGATCCTTTACTACAGACTGTCCCAACCAGTTAGTAAGATAAGAAAAGTAGAACCGTACAATCGTTTCAAGCAGTAACAGCAATACCTGTATAATGGTAATGGTGACCAGCATCTGCATGAGTTGATTGGAGATATACTTATCTACCGTTACCTGGATCAGGTAAGGACGTAAAGGCGAGATCACTGCAAACACAACGGTCATGATCATTGACAGATATAATGACCGCTTATAAGGCGCTGCAAATGAGAAAATGCGTCGCAATAAACTAAAATCAAATACTTTCTTTACAGCCAGATTTTCCAATGGAACCAGTTTAAGACCAGGATTAAAGGATATTCAGGATTAACAGGATGGGTGTAACCAAGATTAAATAGATTACCAGGATGGGTGTAGCCGATTTAACTGTATAAATTTAATATTTATCTGCTTATATCTGCTACACCCATCCTGTTAATCCTGATAATCTATTTAATCTTGGTCCCGTCTTTCATGATCTGTTTATAAGCCTTAATAAATATGGCTCCCAGGTTTTTGTGCGGGGGTACGTAATCACTGAATAGTTCCCGGTTACGGGCATCCGGTGCAAACTTTTTGGTCAGCTGCGCCCACATGATCACCCAGTCCACATTCTTACCGGAGCGAACTACATCTTCCAGGCTATGAATGATCGGTTCATTTACAAAACGGGTACCGACCTGTTTGGAAGAAATGATATGTGCTTCCGGTGATTTTTCCAATACTGTAGCCAGGTT
The Chitinophaga sp. MM2321 DNA segment above includes these coding regions:
- a CDS encoding TonB-dependent receptor, with the protein product MFRHNLCLYLLLFSPAILLAQGRISGKVTDNKKHALPGVNVFIKGTYDGATTAADGSFSFTTKATGDQLLAATLTGYQSLELKINTSNSEQLVIVLKTAINALRVVTISAGSFEASDDKKGTVLKPLDIVTTAGAGADIVNAIKTLPGAQQTNDREGLFVRGGTGYETQTLIDGMLVRNPFFSSLPDIPGRGRFSPFLFKGTTFSSGGYSAQYGQGLSSALILESQDLPERTSSSVGLSVIGVNGGLESLSKDKKTSYGIEADYTNLAPYFNIAKPKQVPNLGPEIIGTSLNFRRKTSATGMLKFYGYGNWSKMGFNTASIEYPGYTESFQLRNNNVYTNMTYRENIGHNWRLYIGASYSSNADNIKTDTLQKGLPPTAIKVRSDLSQSRVMFSKSMGSFSALRLGAEYQYAVEKSAFNQQQANYGDNYTAVFAETDIYFTPSFVGRAGGRGEYSSILGKMNFAPRVSLAYKVDNYSQFSVAYGDYYQKPEPQYVRFDNGLGYMKATHYIASFQRVAMDYTFRVEAFYKKYADLVKTTPAYSNNGSGYAQGIEVFWRDRKTFKNVDYWISYSYLDTKRDYLNYPFRVQPDFAANHTASVVYKHFFPKLSTNLGLTYTFATGRPYYNPNLPQDKFMSEKTMSYNALGVSASYLTTIRKAFTIFVLAVSNAPGNKQVFGYHYSSDGLRRDEITPNLPRFIYLGMFMNFGIDRRQDVINNL
- the atpA gene encoding F0F1 ATP synthase subunit alpha, which codes for MVDIKPDEISAILRQQLSNFNASADLEEVGTVLSVGDGIARIYGLGNVRYGELVEFGNGVKAIALNLEEDNVGVVLMGESKGIKEGDRVHRTGKIASINVGEGIVGRVINTLGEPIDGKGPIAGELYEMPLERKAPGVLYREPVKEPLQTGVKAIDAMIPIGRGQRELVIGDRQTGKTAICIDTIINQREFFDAGKPVYCIYVAIGQKASTVAGVMKTLQEAGAMAYTTIVAASAADPAPLQFYAPFAGAAIGEFFRDSGRPALIVYDDLSKQAVAYREVSLLLKRPPGREAYPGDVFYLHSRLLERAAKIISNDAIAQQMNDLPESIRHLVKGGGSLTALPIIETQASDVSAYIPTNVISITDGQIFLEGNLFNAGIRPAINVGISVSRVGGNAQIKSMKKVSGTLKLDQAQYREMEAFSKFGGDLDAATKAVIDKGARNVEILKQAQFSPYAVEKQVAMIYLGTNGLLRDVPVKQVRAFEEAFLHEMQVRLPEVLAEFKKGALPEDGIKKMVTLANELKPRFA
- the atpH gene encoding ATP synthase F1 subunit delta; protein product: MQNPRLASRYAKSLIDLVQEKNELEAVHNDMLFLQKLMKTNPDVVSLLKSPIIKADKKQKIMAAIMEGRIGTITLTFINLLITKSRESSLPEIAVEFSRQYNVLKNIAVVKITSAAVLDPAILDVIKQKVASEITQHIQLETVVNTDLIGGFVLESNDQFFDASVLRDLQDIKKQFNKNIYVSSIR
- the atpF gene encoding F0F1 ATP synthase subunit B, with translation MDLLQPALGLFLISLVIFIIVFLILKKFAWTPILATLKERECSITDSIATAERVKEEMAQMKAEHEHVLAEAKAERSKILKEAKDAKDMIISEAKTQAQAEAKKIISEAYTAIENQKMAALTDVKNQVGNLVIEVAEKVLRRELADKTAQEGYVRQLAGEIKLN
- the atpE gene encoding ATP synthase F0 subunit C, giving the protein MALLTVLLQAAAASGLAKAGGAVGAGIAAIAAGIGVGNIGKAALESIARQPEAANDIRANMILAAALVEGVALFGVIAGLLAVVL
- the atpB gene encoding F0F1 ATP synthase subunit A, producing the protein MVLGLHGFGNFSYAQDAQHGKAEEVVEGGDVHAEEPAATKKFDAKEVILGHVKDAHDWHLFSIGDAHATIPLPVIIYNPARGTSVFSSSAFEHGHAAHDGYRLVNAHYLHEKGLDPAKYMDGKIIAVDANDNPTGEEIYDFSMTKNITALILGAILLVVLMLSVAKAYKTRGSKKAPKGLQSLMEPVIIFMRDEVVKPNIPGKHAERYTPFILTIFFFILINNLLGLLPGAANVTGNLAVTSALAIISFIATMFSTNRHFWGHIFNPPVPFGVKFILAPVELIGVFTKPISLMIRLFANMLAGHIIILSIISLVFIFGSLNKVAGYGFLPITILFNMVMMLLELLVAFIQAFIFANLTAVFIGQAMEGGHEEHH
- a CDS encoding ABC transporter ATP-binding protein — protein: MENLAVKKVFDFSLLRRIFSFAAPYKRSLYLSMIMTVVFAVISPLRPYLIQVTVDKYISNQLMQMLVTITIIQVLLLLLETIVRFYFSYLTNWLGQSVVKDLRVTVYKKIVHLNLAFFDKTPIGTLTTRTVNDIEAINDVFSEGIISIVSDLLMIIAILLVMFMEDWRLTLVSLSPFPILIFATYVFKESVNKSFHRVRNAVAALNAFVQEHLTGMVVVQAFTAEKREASRFKNINREHRKANIDAIFAYSVFFPVVEIILAISLGLMVWWGSNKVLNYEVTQGVMIAFIMYLNMLFRPLRMLADKFNTLQMGMVASERVFKILDNKDYIPDRGHQPVDNMKGAITFDHVHFAYVDDRYVLKDITFHANPGDTVAIVGHTGSGKTTIISILNRLYEIQKGSIRIDDIDLAAYSLDGLRSKIGVVLQDVFLFSGSIYDNITLHNNTITRAQVEEASRLIGIHDFIMQLPGGYDYQVMERGSTLSLGQRQLISFARALLYDPAILVLDEATSSVDTESEMMIQQAIDKLIADRTAIIIAHRLSTISKADKIIVLDKGEIKEMGTHEELLQLEGFYFKLHSMQFNVNKV